In a single window of the Globicephala melas chromosome 10, mGloMel1.2, whole genome shotgun sequence genome:
- the NCKAP5L gene encoding nck-associated protein 5-like isoform X5, with protein MSVPAWVRRQRQGLMSEAMDQPAGSPGNPKPGEGGEGSMEPGTCQELLHRLRELEAENSALAQANENQRETYERCLDEVANHVVQALLNQKDLREECIKLKKRVFDLERQNQMLSALFQQKLQLTAGSLPQIPLVPLQLPSEPPASPSLSSAEGPSTSLPLGRCAGQREVCWEQQLRPGGPVPPAAPPPALEALSPFLRKKAQILEVLRALEETDPLLLCSPATPWPPPGEGSGSPEPINGELCGPPQPEPSPWAPYLLLGPGSLGGLLHWERLLGGPGEEESAGRPWGPSRGFPQAQGTGSGPPCAPGSSSSSSSDEAGDPNEAPSPDTLLGALARKQLNLGQLLEDTESYLQAFLAGAACPLSGEQPGPRQPSSPDQGPPQLSKSKGLPKSAWGGGTPEAHRPGFGATSEGQGPLPFLSVFMGAGDAPLGSRSGHPHSSSQVKSKLQIGSPSPGEAQGPLLPSPARGLKFLKLPPASEKVPSPGGPQLSPQLPRNSRIPCRNSGSDGSPSPLPARRGLGGGELSPEGVQGLPTSPSPCPTTPDSAQLRPPQPALSTTLSPGPVVSPCYENILDLSRSTFRGPSPEPPPSPLQVPTYPQLTLEVPRAPEVLRSPGVPSSPCHPESCSYESAQEKSLDKAGSESPHPGRRTPGSSSKKTGQGPGRRPGDPGYTPLRDRLAALGKLKTGPEGPQGPEKNGVPARPGTEKARGGGKSGESTGDTAPSASRPPEQPEAKGALRGAVALGTSSLKQQESGLLGDPGSRVYSSHSMGARVDLEPVSPRSCLTKVELAKSRLAGALCPQVPRTPAKVPTSTPSLGKPNKSPHGSPTKLPSKSPTKVVPRPVAPPATKEAPKPDKGKGPPWADSSGTTAQPTPPAPGPADPGPGPEGRAPHSAIEEKVMKGIEENMLRLQGQERAPGTEAKHRNASSIASWFGLKKSKLPALNRRTEAAKGKEGAGGSSPLRKEVKMEARKLEAESLNISKLMAKAEDLRRALEEEKAYLSSRARPRPGGPAPGPGAGLGQVQGQLAGMYQGADTFMQQLLNRVDGKELPPKSWREPKPEYGDFQPVSSDPKNPWPACGPRNGLVGPLQGCGKPPGKPSSEPGRREEMPSEDSLAEPVPTSHFTDPCEDPGPPAPVQLAKNWTFPNARAASGSSDPFLCPPRQLEGLPRTPMALPVDVDGKRSLEPSRPAPAPQGPAFGGSRTPSTSDVGEEGRVASGGPPGLETSESLSDSLYDSLSSCGSQG; from the exons ATGAGTGTGCCAGCCTGGGTGAGAAGGCAGAGACAG GGCCTGATGTCGGAGGCCATGGACCAGCCGGCCGGGAGCCCTGGAAACCCGAAGCCAGGAGAGGGTGGTGAGGGCAGCATGGAGCCGGGCACCTGCCAGGAGCTCCTGCACCGGCTGCGGGAGCTGGAG gCAGAGAACTCGGCACTGGCCCAGGCCAATGAAAACCAGCGGGAGACCTACGAGCGCTGTCTGGACGAG GTTGCCAACCATGTGGTGCAGGCGCTGCTGAACCAAAAG GACCTGCGGGAGGAGTGCATCAAGCTGAAGAAGAGGGTATTTGACCTGGAACGGCAGAACCAGATGCTGAGCGCcctgtttcagcagaaacttcagCTCACAGCAGGCTCCCTCCCTCAG ATCCCACTCGTCCCACTCCAGCTGCCTTCGGAGCCaccagcctctccctccctgaGCTCCGCTGAGGGACCGTCCACCTCGCTGCCTCTGGGGCGCTGTGCTGGGCAGAGAGAG GTGTGTTGGGAGCAGCAGCTGCGGCCAGGAGGCCCAGTACCCCCGGCCGCCCCACCCCCAGCGCTGGAGGCCCTATCCCCGTTCCTTCGAAAGAAAGCCCAGATCCTGGAGGTGCTGAGAGCCCTGGAAGAGACTGACCCCTTGCTTCTGTGCTCACCTGCCACCCCCTGGCCGCCTCCAGGCGAGGGTTCCGGCTCCCCAGAGCCCATCAATGGCGAGCTATGTGGCCCACCTCAGCCTGAACCCTCTCCCTGGGCCCCCTACCTGCTACTAGGTCCTGGTAGCCTGGGAGGCCTGCTGCACTGGGAGCGCCTCTTAGGGGGCCCAGGGGAGGAAGAGAGTGCTGGGCGGCCCTGGGGCCCTAGTAGGGGCTTCCCACAGGCCCAGGGCACCGGTTCCGGGCCACCCTGCGCCCCAGGCAGcagctcctcctcctcttctgatGAGGCAGGTGACCCCAACGAGGCACCCAGCCCTGACACCCTGCTCGGGGCCCTGGCCCGCAAACAGCTGAACCTGGGCCAGCTCCTCGAGGACACGGAGTCTTACCTACAGGCCTTCTTGGCCGGGGCCGCTTGCCCACTCAGCGGGGAACAGCCGGGTCCCAGGCAGCCATCCTCCCCAGACCAGGGGCCCCCACAGctgtccaagtccaaaggcctccCCAAGTCAGCTTGGGGAGGGGGTACCCCGGAGGCCCACAGGCCGGGCTTTGGTGCTACCTCAGAGGGCCAGGggcctctccccttcctcagcGTGTTCATGGGTGCAGGGGACGCCCCCCTGGGCTCACGGTCTGGCCACCCCCACTCCTCATCTCAGGTGAAAAGCAAGCTCCAAATTGGCTCCCCTTCTCCCGGGGAAGCCCAAGGACCCCTTCTGCCCTCTCCAGCCAGAGGCCTCAAGTTTCTAAAGCTGCCTCCAGCCTCAGAGAAGGTACCCAGCCCAGGGGGCCCCCAGCTCAGCCCCCAGCTCCCCCGGAACTCCCGAATCCCCTGTCGGAACAGTGGCTCAGACGGCAGCCCCTCCCCGCTGCCGGCCCGCAGGGGTCTGGGCGGAGGAGAGCTGTCCCCAGAGGGGGTGCAGGGTCTGCCCACCAGCCCGTCACCCTGCCCCACAACCCCAGATTCTGCACAGCTCAGACCTCCCCAGCCAGCCTTGTCCACTACGCTTTCCCCGGGACCAGTGGTGTCTCCTTGCTACGAGAACATTCTGGACCTTTCCCGGAGCACCTTTAGGGGGCCTTCCCCAGAGCCACCTCCATCCCCGCTGCAGGTGCCCACCTACCCACAACTAACTCTGGAGGTGCCACGGGCCCCTGAGGTCCTCAGAAGCCCTGGAGTCCCCTCCAGCCCTTGCCACCCAGAATCCTGCTCCTATGAGAGTGCCCAGGAGAAGAGTTTGGACAAGGCAGGCTCGGAGTCTCCCCACCCTGGCCGCAGGACCCCCGGCAGCTCGTCCAAGAAAACTGGTCAGGGGCCGGGCCGGCGACCTGGGGATCCTGGCTACACACCTCTGCGGGACAGACTAGCAGCCCTGGGGAAACTGAAGACTGGCCCCGAGGGGCCCCAGGGCCCAGAAAAGAATGGGGTGCCAGCTAGGCCTGGCACCGAGAAGGCCCGGGGAGGAGGGAAGTCAGGGGAGAGCACTGGAGACACAGCGCCCTCTGCCTCCAGGCCCCCTGAGCAGCCAGAAGCCAAGGGGGCCCTGCGGGGGGCCGTGGCCTTAGGCACAAGCAGCCTGAAGCAACAGGAATCTGGGCTCCTGGGGGACCCTGGGTCCCGAGTCTACTCTTCCCACTCCATGGGGGCCCGGGTGGACCTGGAGCCTGTCTCACCAAGGAGCTGCCTCACCAAAGTGGAGCTGGCCAAGAGCCGGCTGGCAGGGGCCCTGTGCCCCCAGGTACCCCGCACCCCTGCCAAAGTGCCAACCTCAACCCCCAGCCTCGGCAAGCCCAATAAGAGTCCCCATGGCAGCCCGACAAAGCTGCCTTCTAAGTCGCCCACCAAGGTGGTGCCCCGACCTGTGGCCCCACCAGCCACCAAGGAGGCCCCCAAGCCTGACAAGGGGAAGGGCCCACCCTGGGCAGACAGCAGCGGCACTACAGCCCAGCCCACACCCCCAGCACCTGGCCCTGCCgacccaggcccaggccctgagGGGCGGGCCCCACACTCGGCCATTGAGGAGAAGGTGATGAAGGGCATCGAGGAGAACATGCTGCGGCTCCAGGGCCAGGAGCGGGCCCCCGGCACCGAGGCCAAGCACCGCAACGCTAGCAGCATCGCCAGCTGGTTCGGCCTTAAGAAGAGCAAGCTGCCAGCGCTGAACCGCCGCACAGAGGCCGCCAAGGGCAAGGAAGGGGCTGGCGGGAGCTCCCCACTCCGGAAGGAGGTCAAGATGGAAGCCCGGAAGCTGGAGGCCGAGAGCCTCAACATCTCCAAGCTGATGGCCAAGGCGGAAGACCTGCGCCGGGCACTGGAGGAGGAGAAGGCCTACCTGAGCAGCAGGGCCCGGCCACGGCCCGGGGGACCAGCGCCAGGGCCCGGTGCAGGCCTGGGGCAGGTGCAGGGCCAGCTGGCCGGCATGTACCAGGGTGCGGACACCTTCATGCAGCAGCTGCTCAACAG GGTGGATGGCAAGGAGCTGCCCCCCAAGAGCTGGCGGGAGCCCAAACCTGAGTATGGCGATTTCCAGCCAGTGTCCTCTGACCCCAAGAACCCCTGGCCGGCCTGTGGGCCCCGAAATGGCCTGGTGGGCCCTCTTCAGGGCTGCGGAAAACCTCCTGGGAAG CCAAGCAGCGAGCCGGGGAGGCGGGAAGAGATGCCCTCAGAGGACAGTCTGGCTGAGCCAGTGCCCACTTCACATTTCACAG ATCCTTGTGAAGACCCAGGTCCTCCTGCTCCTGTCCAGCTGGCCAAGAACTGGACCTTCCCCAACGCGAGGGCAGCCAGCGGCTCCTCTGACCCTTTCCTATGCCCACCCCGACAACTGGAGGGGCTGCCCAGGACCCCCATG gccctgcccgTGGACGTGGACGGAAAGCGGAGCCTGGAGCCCAGCCGCCCAGCTCCTGCGCCCCAGGGCCCAGCGTTTGGGGGGAGCCGCACCCCCAGCACATCGGACGTGGGCGAGGAAGGGAGAGTGGCCAGTGGGGGTCCCCCGGGGCTGGAGACCTCAGAGTCTCTCAGTGACTCACTCTATGACTCGCTGTCCTCCTGCGGGAGTCAGGGCTGA
- the NCKAP5L gene encoding nck-associated protein 5-like isoform X1, with protein sequence MSVPAWVRRQRQGLMSEAMDQPAGSPGNPKPGEGGEGSMEPGTCQELLHRLRELEAENSALAQANENQRETYERCLDEVANHVVQALLNQKDLREECIKLKKRVFDLERQNQMLSALFQQKLQLTAGSLPQIPLVPLQLPSEPPASPSLSSAEGPSTSLPLGRCAGQREVCWEQQLRPGGPVPPAAPPPALEALSPFLRKKAQILEVLRALEETDPLLLCSPATPWPPPGEGSGSPEPINGELCGPPQPEPSPWAPYLLLGPGSLGGLLHWERLLGGPGEEESAGRPWGPSRGFPQAQGTGSGPPCAPGSSSSSSSDEAGDPNEAPSPDTLLGALARKQLNLGQLLEDTESYLQAFLAGAACPLSGEQPGPRQPSSPDQGPPQLSKSKGLPKSAWGGGTPEAHRPGFGATSEGQGPLPFLSVFMGAGDAPLGSRSGHPHSSSQVKSKLQIGSPSPGEAQGPLLPSPARGLKFLKLPPASEKVPSPGGPQLSPQLPRNSRIPCRNSGSDGSPSPLPARRGLGGGELSPEGVQGLPTSPSPCPTTPDSAQLRPPQPALSTTLSPGPVVSPCYENILDLSRSTFRGPSPEPPPSPLQVPTYPQLTLEVPRAPEVLRSPGVPSSPCHPESCSYESAQEKSLDKAGSESPHPGRRTPGSSSKKTGQGPGRRPGDPGYTPLRDRLAALGKLKTGPEGPQGPEKNGVPARPGTEKARGGGKSGESTGDTAPSASRPPEQPEAKGALRGAVALGTSSLKQQESGLLGDPGSRVYSSHSMGARVDLEPVSPRSCLTKVELAKSRLAGALCPQVPRTPAKVPTSTPSLGKPNKSPHGSPTKLPSKSPTKVVPRPVAPPATKEAPKPDKGKGPPWADSSGTTAQPTPPAPGPADPGPGPEGRAPHSAIEEKVMKGIEENMLRLQGQERAPGTEAKHRNASSIASWFGLKKSKLPALNRRTEAAKGKEGAGGSSPLRKEVKMEARKLEAESLNISKLMAKAEDLRRALEEEKAYLSSRARPRPGGPAPGPGAGLGQVQGQLAGMYQGADTFMQQLLNRVDGKELPPKSWREPKPEYGDFQPVSSDPKNPWPACGPRNGLVGPLQGCGKPPGKPSSEPGRREEMPSEDSLAEPVPTSHFTACGSLTRTLDSGIGTFPPPDHGSSGTPSKNLPKTKPPRLEPPAGVPPARPPPLTKVPRRAHTLEREVPGIEELLVSGRHPSMPAFPALLTAAPGHRGHQTCPHGECLGRGVGLSGSSTHHPPSPCPCIDPCEDPGPPAPVQLAKNWTFPNARAASGSSDPFLCPPRQLEGLPRTPMALPVDVDGKRSLEPSRPAPAPQGPAFGGSRTPSTSDVGEEGRVASGGPPGLETSESLSDSLYDSLSSCGSQG encoded by the exons ATGAGTGTGCCAGCCTGGGTGAGAAGGCAGAGACAG GGCCTGATGTCGGAGGCCATGGACCAGCCGGCCGGGAGCCCTGGAAACCCGAAGCCAGGAGAGGGTGGTGAGGGCAGCATGGAGCCGGGCACCTGCCAGGAGCTCCTGCACCGGCTGCGGGAGCTGGAG gCAGAGAACTCGGCACTGGCCCAGGCCAATGAAAACCAGCGGGAGACCTACGAGCGCTGTCTGGACGAG GTTGCCAACCATGTGGTGCAGGCGCTGCTGAACCAAAAG GACCTGCGGGAGGAGTGCATCAAGCTGAAGAAGAGGGTATTTGACCTGGAACGGCAGAACCAGATGCTGAGCGCcctgtttcagcagaaacttcagCTCACAGCAGGCTCCCTCCCTCAG ATCCCACTCGTCCCACTCCAGCTGCCTTCGGAGCCaccagcctctccctccctgaGCTCCGCTGAGGGACCGTCCACCTCGCTGCCTCTGGGGCGCTGTGCTGGGCAGAGAGAG GTGTGTTGGGAGCAGCAGCTGCGGCCAGGAGGCCCAGTACCCCCGGCCGCCCCACCCCCAGCGCTGGAGGCCCTATCCCCGTTCCTTCGAAAGAAAGCCCAGATCCTGGAGGTGCTGAGAGCCCTGGAAGAGACTGACCCCTTGCTTCTGTGCTCACCTGCCACCCCCTGGCCGCCTCCAGGCGAGGGTTCCGGCTCCCCAGAGCCCATCAATGGCGAGCTATGTGGCCCACCTCAGCCTGAACCCTCTCCCTGGGCCCCCTACCTGCTACTAGGTCCTGGTAGCCTGGGAGGCCTGCTGCACTGGGAGCGCCTCTTAGGGGGCCCAGGGGAGGAAGAGAGTGCTGGGCGGCCCTGGGGCCCTAGTAGGGGCTTCCCACAGGCCCAGGGCACCGGTTCCGGGCCACCCTGCGCCCCAGGCAGcagctcctcctcctcttctgatGAGGCAGGTGACCCCAACGAGGCACCCAGCCCTGACACCCTGCTCGGGGCCCTGGCCCGCAAACAGCTGAACCTGGGCCAGCTCCTCGAGGACACGGAGTCTTACCTACAGGCCTTCTTGGCCGGGGCCGCTTGCCCACTCAGCGGGGAACAGCCGGGTCCCAGGCAGCCATCCTCCCCAGACCAGGGGCCCCCACAGctgtccaagtccaaaggcctccCCAAGTCAGCTTGGGGAGGGGGTACCCCGGAGGCCCACAGGCCGGGCTTTGGTGCTACCTCAGAGGGCCAGGggcctctccccttcctcagcGTGTTCATGGGTGCAGGGGACGCCCCCCTGGGCTCACGGTCTGGCCACCCCCACTCCTCATCTCAGGTGAAAAGCAAGCTCCAAATTGGCTCCCCTTCTCCCGGGGAAGCCCAAGGACCCCTTCTGCCCTCTCCAGCCAGAGGCCTCAAGTTTCTAAAGCTGCCTCCAGCCTCAGAGAAGGTACCCAGCCCAGGGGGCCCCCAGCTCAGCCCCCAGCTCCCCCGGAACTCCCGAATCCCCTGTCGGAACAGTGGCTCAGACGGCAGCCCCTCCCCGCTGCCGGCCCGCAGGGGTCTGGGCGGAGGAGAGCTGTCCCCAGAGGGGGTGCAGGGTCTGCCCACCAGCCCGTCACCCTGCCCCACAACCCCAGATTCTGCACAGCTCAGACCTCCCCAGCCAGCCTTGTCCACTACGCTTTCCCCGGGACCAGTGGTGTCTCCTTGCTACGAGAACATTCTGGACCTTTCCCGGAGCACCTTTAGGGGGCCTTCCCCAGAGCCACCTCCATCCCCGCTGCAGGTGCCCACCTACCCACAACTAACTCTGGAGGTGCCACGGGCCCCTGAGGTCCTCAGAAGCCCTGGAGTCCCCTCCAGCCCTTGCCACCCAGAATCCTGCTCCTATGAGAGTGCCCAGGAGAAGAGTTTGGACAAGGCAGGCTCGGAGTCTCCCCACCCTGGCCGCAGGACCCCCGGCAGCTCGTCCAAGAAAACTGGTCAGGGGCCGGGCCGGCGACCTGGGGATCCTGGCTACACACCTCTGCGGGACAGACTAGCAGCCCTGGGGAAACTGAAGACTGGCCCCGAGGGGCCCCAGGGCCCAGAAAAGAATGGGGTGCCAGCTAGGCCTGGCACCGAGAAGGCCCGGGGAGGAGGGAAGTCAGGGGAGAGCACTGGAGACACAGCGCCCTCTGCCTCCAGGCCCCCTGAGCAGCCAGAAGCCAAGGGGGCCCTGCGGGGGGCCGTGGCCTTAGGCACAAGCAGCCTGAAGCAACAGGAATCTGGGCTCCTGGGGGACCCTGGGTCCCGAGTCTACTCTTCCCACTCCATGGGGGCCCGGGTGGACCTGGAGCCTGTCTCACCAAGGAGCTGCCTCACCAAAGTGGAGCTGGCCAAGAGCCGGCTGGCAGGGGCCCTGTGCCCCCAGGTACCCCGCACCCCTGCCAAAGTGCCAACCTCAACCCCCAGCCTCGGCAAGCCCAATAAGAGTCCCCATGGCAGCCCGACAAAGCTGCCTTCTAAGTCGCCCACCAAGGTGGTGCCCCGACCTGTGGCCCCACCAGCCACCAAGGAGGCCCCCAAGCCTGACAAGGGGAAGGGCCCACCCTGGGCAGACAGCAGCGGCACTACAGCCCAGCCCACACCCCCAGCACCTGGCCCTGCCgacccaggcccaggccctgagGGGCGGGCCCCACACTCGGCCATTGAGGAGAAGGTGATGAAGGGCATCGAGGAGAACATGCTGCGGCTCCAGGGCCAGGAGCGGGCCCCCGGCACCGAGGCCAAGCACCGCAACGCTAGCAGCATCGCCAGCTGGTTCGGCCTTAAGAAGAGCAAGCTGCCAGCGCTGAACCGCCGCACAGAGGCCGCCAAGGGCAAGGAAGGGGCTGGCGGGAGCTCCCCACTCCGGAAGGAGGTCAAGATGGAAGCCCGGAAGCTGGAGGCCGAGAGCCTCAACATCTCCAAGCTGATGGCCAAGGCGGAAGACCTGCGCCGGGCACTGGAGGAGGAGAAGGCCTACCTGAGCAGCAGGGCCCGGCCACGGCCCGGGGGACCAGCGCCAGGGCCCGGTGCAGGCCTGGGGCAGGTGCAGGGCCAGCTGGCCGGCATGTACCAGGGTGCGGACACCTTCATGCAGCAGCTGCTCAACAG GGTGGATGGCAAGGAGCTGCCCCCCAAGAGCTGGCGGGAGCCCAAACCTGAGTATGGCGATTTCCAGCCAGTGTCCTCTGACCCCAAGAACCCCTGGCCGGCCTGTGGGCCCCGAAATGGCCTGGTGGGCCCTCTTCAGGGCTGCGGAAAACCTCCTGGGAAG CCAAGCAGCGAGCCGGGGAGGCGGGAAGAGATGCCCTCAGAGGACAGTCTGGCTGAGCCAGTGCCCACTTCACATTTCACAG cctgtggCTCTTTGACTCGAACTCTGGACAGTGGCATTGGGACCTTCCCGCCCCCAGACCATGGCAGCAGTGGGACCCCCAGTAAGAATCTTCCCAAGACCAAGCCACCACGGCTGGAGCCCCCAGCCGGGGTGCCCCCAGCTCGGCCCCCACCCCTTACCAAAGTCCCCCGCCGTGCCCACACACTGGAGCGTGAGGTGCCTGGCATAGAGGAGCTGCTGGTGAGCGGGCGGCACCCCAGCATGCCGGCCTTCCCCGCCCTGCTCACCGCTGCTCCGGGCCACCGGGGCCATCAGACCTGTCCCCACGGTGAGTGCCTGGGCAGGGGGGTGGGCCTCTCTGGgagctccacccaccacccaccttcCCCTTGTCCCTGCATAGATCCTTGTGAAGACCCAGGTCCTCCTGCTCCTGTCCAGCTGGCCAAGAACTGGACCTTCCCCAACGCGAGGGCAGCCAGCGGCTCCTCTGACCCTTTCCTATGCCCACCCCGACAACTGGAGGGGCTGCCCAGGACCCCCATG gccctgcccgTGGACGTGGACGGAAAGCGGAGCCTGGAGCCCAGCCGCCCAGCTCCTGCGCCCCAGGGCCCAGCGTTTGGGGGGAGCCGCACCCCCAGCACATCGGACGTGGGCGAGGAAGGGAGAGTGGCCAGTGGGGGTCCCCCGGGGCTGGAGACCTCAGAGTCTCTCAGTGACTCACTCTATGACTCGCTGTCCTCCTGCGGGAGTCAGGGCTGA